The Bacteriovorax sp. Seq25_V genome includes a region encoding these proteins:
- the prfB gene encoding peptide chain release factor 2 (programmed frameshift): MEQSVKIKFDECRSLMKNYAPKLQNLRGSLDIDRKNARLEEITEMEAMPGFWDDNENATRLQKEKNIIQDVLGVYNGLKDLLDEYEILCEYAKEGDDESAEGSLEVCENFIEQFKKAELKVLLSDEVDPNNAIVSINAGAGGTESCDWAGMLFRMVNRWAEQHGHKVQVLDVQDGDAAGVKSVTMMVMGSYAYGNLKSETGVHRLVRISPFDSAGRRHTSFASIYVSPEIDDTIEIDILDKDLKIDVYRAGGAGGQSVNTTDSAVRITHLPSGLVVTCQNERSQLQNKLQAMKVLRSRLYEQELEKRRAIENEAEANKKDIAWGAQIRSYVLHPYKMVKDHRTSQESSQAEKVLDGDLDQFMDSFLRWSVNTNQTGTTQE; the protein is encoded by the exons ATGGAACAATCTGTAAAAATCAAATTTGACGAATGTCGCAGTTTAATGAAGAACTATGCTCCTAAGCTTCAAAACTTACGGGGGTCGCTT GACATTGATCGCAAAAATGCACGCCTCGAAGAAATTACTGAAATGGAGGCCATGCCAGGTTTTTGGGATGACAATGAGAATGCAACAAGACTTCAAAAAGAAAAAAATATTATCCAAGATGTTCTTGGAGTCTATAACGGCCTTAAAGATTTACTAGATGAATATGAAATCCTTTGTGAGTATGCAAAGGAAGGTGATGATGAGTCGGCTGAAGGTTCACTTGAAGTTTGTGAAAACTTTATCGAACAATTTAAAAAAGCAGAATTAAAAGTATTATTATCAGACGAAGTTGATCCAAATAATGCCATCGTCAGCATCAATGCTGGAGCCGGTGGTACAGAGTCATGTGATTGGGCGGGAATGTTGTTTCGAATGGTAAATCGCTGGGCCGAACAACACGGACATAAGGTGCAAGTTCTTGACGTTCAAGATGGTGATGCGGCAGGAGTTAAATCCGTTACGATGATGGTAATGGGAAGCTACGCTTACGGTAATTTAAAATCAGAAACTGGTGTTCACCGTCTCGTTAGGATTTCACCATTTGATTCTGCGGGAAGAAGACATACATCCTTTGCCTCCATTTATGTTTCACCCGAAATCGATGACACTATCGAAATTGATATTCTAGATAAGGATTTAAAAATTGATGTTTATCGTGCAGGTGGAGCCGGTGGTCAGTCGGTTAACACTACCGACTCAGCGGTAAGAATTACCCATCTTCCATCAGGTCTAGTAGTAACTTGCCAGAATGAGAGAAGTCAGCTGCAAAATAAATTACAGGCCATGAAAGTTCTACGTTCACGTCTTTATGAGCAAGAACTTGAAAAGAGAAGGGCAATTGAAAACGAAGCGGAAGCAAATAAGAAAGATATTGCTTGGGGAGCACAGATTAGATCTTACGTTCTTCATCCTTATAAGATGGTAAAAGATCATCGAACAAGTCAGGAGAGCTCCCAGGCCGAGAAAGTTCTAGATGGAGACCTTGATCAATTTATGGATTCTTTCTTGAGATGGTCTGTTAATACTAATCAGACGGGAACCACTCAGGAATGA
- the mazG gene encoding nucleoside triphosphate pyrophosphohydrolase, giving the protein MSFKEFERLYDVIAKLRDPKDGCPWDLEQTHRSLLKYLQEETYEYMHAVESEDYDKMEEEIGDVLLQVLLHSIIAKQNGKFDLESVSKTLADKMIRRHPHIFSDTKVDGVDDIMDNWEKIKAKEKAESKSHYEINDEHLCFPALTSSYKIGKKTNKLNFDWSDPTQVAYKVEEEWQELKEELAPFPRFNHDRVKEELGDFLFSAAQLGRHLGIDPEQALREANIKFTKRFNKIEDLARERNIDMKTTSQDELEYLWQEVKQSE; this is encoded by the coding sequence ATGTCCTTTAAAGAATTTGAGAGACTATATGATGTCATCGCCAAACTTAGAGATCCAAAAGATGGATGTCCATGGGACCTTGAACAGACGCATCGCAGCCTACTTAAATATCTCCAAGAGGAAACATATGAGTATATGCATGCTGTAGAAAGTGAAGACTACGATAAGATGGAAGAGGAAATTGGAGATGTACTTCTTCAAGTTCTTCTGCACAGTATTATTGCAAAACAGAATGGAAAATTTGACCTTGAGTCAGTTTCAAAAACTCTTGCCGACAAAATGATAAGACGTCATCCGCATATTTTCTCTGACACAAAAGTTGATGGTGTTGATGATATTATGGATAACTGGGAAAAAATTAAAGCAAAAGAAAAAGCTGAATCGAAATCACATTATGAAATAAATGATGAGCACCTCTGTTTCCCAGCGCTAACAAGTAGCTACAAAATTGGAAAGAAGACAAATAAGCTTAACTTTGACTGGAGCGACCCAACTCAAGTTGCCTATAAAGTCGAAGAAGAATGGCAGGAGCTTAAAGAAGAGCTTGCACCATTTCCAAGATTTAATCACGATAGAGTGAAAGAAGAGCTTGGAGATTTTCTCTTTTCAGCAGCGCAACTCGGACGCCACTTAGGTATTGATCCTGAACAAGCTCTACGTGAGGCAAATATTAAGTTCACGAAGAGATTTAATAAAATTGAAGATCTTGCAAGAGAAAGAAACATCGACATGAAAACGACTTCTCAAGATGAACTTGAATATCTTTGGCAGGAAGTGAAACAAAGTGAGTAA
- a CDS encoding FliA/WhiG family RNA polymerase sigma factor produces MSSLAKKLKNLKDYRSTVDPKVKDEIVVEYAPLIKYIAQKIASRLPANIELDDLISCGVIGLMDAIEKFDPSRDNKFKTYAEFRIRGAILDELRAQDWVPRSIREKAKVIDRAYSKLEAELGRPATDEEMCAELEMSKEDFHDMLNKAKSVSILNIDDSATFNRNDKRTMAGMNEDSKHVNPFTAVANKNFRDKIKEGISQLPEKQRLVLSLYYYEDLNLKEIGQVLDVTESRVSQLHTQAVSKLKAKLQTMFEGVEDMVS; encoded by the coding sequence ATGTCATCTTTAGCGAAAAAACTTAAAAACTTAAAAGATTACAGATCAACGGTTGACCCAAAGGTTAAAGATGAAATCGTTGTAGAATATGCTCCACTTATTAAATATATTGCGCAAAAAATTGCTTCAAGACTTCCTGCTAATATTGAACTTGATGACCTAATTTCATGCGGTGTTATTGGTTTAATGGATGCTATTGAGAAGTTTGACCCTTCACGTGACAATAAATTCAAAACATATGCTGAATTTAGAATTAGAGGAGCAATCCTTGATGAACTTAGAGCACAGGATTGGGTTCCAAGATCGATTAGAGAAAAAGCTAAAGTTATCGATAGAGCATACTCAAAACTTGAGGCAGAGCTAGGAAGACCAGCTACTGATGAAGAAATGTGTGCTGAACTTGAGATGTCTAAAGAAGACTTCCATGACATGTTGAACAAAGCTAAATCAGTATCTATTCTTAATATTGATGACTCTGCAACTTTCAATAGAAATGATAAAAGAACAATGGCCGGGATGAATGAGGATAGTAAGCATGTTAATCCATTCACAGCTGTAGCGAATAAAAACTTCAGAGATAAAATTAAAGAAGGAATTTCTCAGCTTCCAGAAAAGCAAAGATTAGTTCTTTCTCTTTATTACTATGAAGATTTAAATCTTAAGGAAATTGGTCAGGTTTTAGATGTTACTGAATCTCGTGTTTCTCAACTTCACACTCAAGCAGTAAGTAAGCTTAAAGCAAAGCTACAGACAATGTTTGAAGGTGTTGAAGATATGGTTAGTTAA
- the ybeY gene encoding rRNA maturation RNase YbeY: MEISGKYLNISVSDNSKSPWESKSVLKMLKDSLEVIEKFIYSSKTTLNKKSHPQILLDLHFCGDTRMRAINKAHRGKDKTTDVLSFPGFESLRADGVSDVYDGMIHLGDIIISRQVAQKQAREFKITVADEVIHLFVHGLLHVLGYDHEISEEEEIIMTDLENKILKDISKSRKK; the protein is encoded by the coding sequence ATGGAAATTAGTGGAAAGTATCTTAACATATCGGTATCTGATAATTCGAAGTCTCCATGGGAGTCAAAGAGCGTTTTAAAGATGTTAAAAGATTCACTTGAGGTTATCGAAAAATTTATTTACTCCTCTAAGACTACTCTAAACAAAAAATCTCATCCTCAGATTCTACTCGACCTTCACTTCTGTGGTGACACGAGAATGAGGGCCATTAATAAGGCCCATCGCGGCAAGGACAAGACAACAGACGTTCTTTCATTTCCTGGTTTCGAATCTCTTCGTGCTGACGGAGTGAGCGATGTTTATGATGGGATGATTCATCTTGGTGATATAATCATTAGTCGTCAGGTGGCGCAGAAACAGGCAAGGGAATTTAAAATTACTGTTGCTGATGAAGTTATTCATCTCTTTGTTCATGGACTTTTACACGTTCTTGGGTACGATCATGAAATTTCTGAGGAAGAAGAAATCATTATGACAGATCTTGAAAACAAAATTTTAAAAGACATTTCAAAAAGTAGGAAAAAATAA
- a CDS encoding GTPase, with product MYVRKFEADSLEEALSDIKRELGPDAIILKTTSSKGLKGAFMKKRIEITAAISEKSYSKKAKVDTILDPEQKDKFYSNKSSYISNMIDNATGDRKAKATAASGYGKVALNKPVATSAPEMTSSLDHFLSEDTPTKNSVKSFDDFLSERDGALDEEIKIDYSSNYEQTHAQDMEEEEDDFEEIYQPQQQSQTQNRAETRIVSTPDRTYDAQIEAQKSKIDELEKKLFELTRNVQSFNKPEALGIQELMSSLRSLDIEDTFIQKVVRKAHFELSATDKEDADVVFDFALREMLSEINVQMPLFSSVDNAEKKVVTVVISDVTSGQSTMLRKIASLKKDSVIVRNKGSEEFKEGETFSEKFFGIETKVCKTISEIVAATRNSLESKNNVFIDYKAGNQEVNEVKKFIDGLKRSFENVEILVCLSSINSELYNRKVLNRYSSLANGMIVTHLDQCLNFGSLFNLAIDFNKLPYKFFGTGEVVPDDLEAATAERILAGIFQL from the coding sequence ATGTACGTTAGGAAGTTTGAGGCAGACTCATTGGAAGAGGCGCTCAGTGACATCAAGAGAGAATTAGGCCCAGATGCCATTATCTTGAAGACAACTTCAAGTAAAGGCTTGAAAGGTGCTTTTATGAAGAAGAGAATCGAAATTACTGCTGCAATTTCGGAGAAGAGTTATTCGAAAAAAGCAAAAGTAGATACGATTCTTGATCCAGAACAAAAAGATAAATTCTATTCAAACAAATCAAGTTATATATCAAATATGATTGATAATGCTACAGGTGATAGAAAAGCGAAAGCAACAGCCGCAAGTGGTTATGGAAAAGTCGCTTTGAATAAGCCTGTTGCTACGAGTGCTCCAGAGATGACTTCTTCTCTTGATCATTTCTTAAGTGAAGATACTCCTACTAAAAATTCAGTTAAATCATTTGATGATTTCTTAAGTGAGAGAGATGGTGCGCTTGATGAAGAAATCAAAATTGATTATTCAAGTAATTATGAGCAAACTCACGCTCAGGATATGGAAGAAGAGGAAGATGATTTTGAAGAAATTTATCAACCGCAACAGCAAAGTCAAACTCAAAATAGAGCTGAGACTAGAATTGTTTCAACTCCAGATAGAACATACGATGCTCAAATAGAAGCACAGAAATCTAAAATTGATGAACTAGAAAAGAAATTATTTGAACTAACGAGAAATGTTCAATCTTTTAATAAACCAGAAGCCCTAGGGATTCAGGAACTAATGTCAAGCCTAAGAAGCCTAGATATTGAAGATACATTTATTCAGAAGGTTGTGAGAAAAGCTCACTTTGAGTTATCAGCAACAGATAAAGAAGATGCAGATGTAGTATTTGATTTCGCTTTAAGAGAGATGCTAAGTGAAATTAATGTTCAAATGCCACTTTTCTCTTCTGTTGATAATGCTGAGAAGAAAGTTGTTACAGTTGTAATCTCAGATGTAACAAGTGGTCAGAGTACAATGCTAAGAAAGATTGCTTCTTTGAAGAAAGATTCAGTAATCGTAAGAAACAAAGGTTCTGAAGAATTTAAAGAAGGAGAGACGTTCTCTGAGAAATTCTTTGGAATTGAAACTAAGGTTTGTAAAACAATTTCAGAAATCGTTGCTGCAACAAGAAATAGCTTAGAATCAAAGAATAATGTATTTATTGATTACAAGGCCGGAAATCAAGAAGTAAACGAAGTGAAGAAATTTATAGATGGGTTAAAAAGATCTTTTGAAAATGTGGAAATTTTAGTCTGTCTTTCTTCTATTAATTCTGAATTGTATAATAGAAAAGTGCTAAATCGCTACAGCAGTTTAGCAAATGGAATGATTGTTACACACTTAGATCAGTGTTTGAATTTTGGGTCATTATTTAATCTAGCGATAGATTTTAATAAATTACCTTATAAGTTTTTTGGAACAGGTGAAGTTGTTCCTGATGACCTAGAAGCTGCAACTGCCGAAAGGATTTTGGCGGGGATTTTTCAACTTTAG
- the flhA gene encoding flagellar biosynthesis protein FlhA encodes MDGIFGRFKFLTQNSDLAVAIALLAVLGVMIIPVPPFLLDLLLALTLSFSVIILLVSVYTKKPLDFSTFPAVLLVTTLFRLSLNVASTRNILLRGGSEGVSAAGEIIRSFGEFVVEGNFVVGIIVFIILVIINFMVITKGAGRVAEVAARFTLDAMPGKQMAIDADLNAGLINDQQAKTRRAEVAQEADFYGSMDGASKFVRGDAIAGILITAINIIGGIIVGVAQNNMSFGQAAETFTLLTVGDGLVSQVPALIISTAAGIIATRNTSDDNLGEQVGKQFKLHPKAIYIAASFLLVFALIPGLPKVPFITVGLTLIFVANRIEKGALKAIEIEKSKVVEEKKATPDSLEDLLSLELVELEVGYGLVNLVDSSQNGDLLERITFMRKQFALDWGVIIPSVRIKDNLELKPGGYSVKIKGIEVAKGELVPDHYLAMDPGTVIEKIDGIETVEPVFGLPAVWISEDQRDDAGYNGYTVVDLSTVVATHLTEILKSNLHELFGRQELVRIMDNFKEQYPKIVADLIPEILPLGTILKVLQNLLRENVSVRDLRTILETLSEYGTMVKDADSLTEYVRQSLYRSITEAIKSEQGDIPLFTLDRKIEEQIAGNLIQTESGQQLSLDPRITQTILASLNEKIEEATNLGEKMVVLCSPVIRNHFKKLTEKFIPNLIVVSHNELSPDANIRSLGTVRL; translated from the coding sequence ATGGATGGTATTTTCGGGCGTTTTAAGTTCTTAACGCAGAACTCGGATCTAGCTGTAGCTATAGCTCTACTGGCAGTTCTGGGCGTAATGATTATTCCAGTTCCACCATTCTTACTAGACTTACTACTCGCTTTAACTCTTTCATTCTCGGTTATTATTCTTTTAGTTTCTGTATATACAAAGAAGCCTTTGGACTTCTCAACTTTTCCGGCCGTTCTACTTGTAACGACACTATTTAGACTTTCTCTTAACGTTGCTTCGACAAGAAATATTCTTTTGAGAGGTGGTAGTGAAGGTGTTAGTGCTGCGGGTGAGATCATTCGAAGCTTTGGAGAGTTTGTTGTTGAAGGTAACTTCGTTGTCGGTATTATCGTTTTCATAATTCTTGTAATTATCAACTTCATGGTTATTACAAAAGGTGCTGGAAGGGTAGCTGAAGTTGCAGCAAGATTTACATTAGATGCGATGCCAGGTAAGCAGATGGCAATTGATGCTGATTTAAATGCTGGTCTGATCAATGACCAACAAGCAAAAACGAGACGTGCTGAAGTTGCGCAAGAAGCAGACTTTTACGGGTCGATGGATGGTGCTTCGAAGTTCGTTCGAGGAGATGCTATTGCGGGTATCTTAATTACGGCCATTAACATTATCGGTGGGATTATTGTTGGTGTAGCTCAAAATAATATGAGCTTTGGCCAAGCTGCTGAAACCTTCACTCTATTAACGGTTGGGGATGGTCTTGTATCGCAGGTTCCGGCCCTTATCATTTCGACTGCTGCTGGTATTATCGCAACAAGAAATACTTCTGATGATAATCTTGGTGAACAGGTTGGTAAGCAGTTTAAACTGCACCCAAAAGCAATTTATATTGCAGCTAGTTTTCTTCTGGTCTTTGCTCTTATTCCAGGTCTTCCAAAGGTACCATTCATAACAGTAGGTTTAACACTGATTTTTGTTGCAAATAGAATTGAAAAAGGTGCACTAAAAGCAATTGAGATTGAGAAATCTAAAGTTGTTGAAGAGAAAAAAGCAACTCCTGACTCACTCGAAGACTTATTGTCTCTTGAGCTTGTCGAGCTTGAAGTTGGTTATGGACTTGTAAACTTAGTCGACTCTTCACAAAATGGTGATCTTCTTGAACGTATCACTTTCATGAGAAAACAATTTGCACTAGATTGGGGTGTTATTATTCCATCTGTAAGAATTAAAGATAACCTGGAATTAAAACCAGGTGGATATAGTGTGAAAATAAAGGGTATTGAAGTTGCTAAGGGTGAGCTTGTTCCTGATCACTACCTTGCGATGGATCCTGGTACTGTTATTGAAAAAATAGATGGAATTGAAACTGTTGAGCCAGTATTTGGGCTTCCTGCTGTTTGGATTTCAGAAGATCAGCGTGATGATGCTGGTTATAACGGGTATACTGTAGTTGATTTATCAACTGTTGTGGCAACTCACTTAACTGAGATCTTAAAGTCTAATTTACATGAATTATTTGGAAGGCAAGAACTTGTAAGAATCATGGATAATTTCAAGGAACAATATCCAAAAATCGTGGCCGATTTGATACCAGAAATTCTTCCTTTGGGAACAATCCTGAAAGTTTTACAAAATCTTCTGCGTGAAAATGTTTCTGTAAGGGATTTACGAACAATTCTTGAGACTCTCTCTGAATATGGTACAATGGTTAAGGATGCAGACTCTTTAACTGAGTACGTTAGACAGTCTTTATACCGATCTATAACTGAAGCAATTAAGAGTGAGCAAGGCGATATTCCTCTGTTTACTTTAGATCGAAAAATTGAAGAACAAATTGCTGGTAATCTTATTCAAACTGAAAGTGGGCAGCAGTTATCTCTTGATCCAAGAATAACTCAGACAATACTTGCAAGTTTAAATGAGAAAATTGAAGAGGCTACAAATTTGGGTGAGAAAATGGTTGTACTTTGTTCTCCTGTCATTAGAAATCATTTTAAGAAATTGACAGAAAAATTTATCCCGAATTTGATAGTAGTAAGTCATAATGAATTAAGCCCTGATGCAAACATCAGGTCTCTTGGAACTGTGAGGTTATAG
- the coaE gene encoding dephospho-CoA kinase (Dephospho-CoA kinase (CoaE) performs the final step in coenzyme A biosynthesis.), translating into MSKFQKLNPSERLYNIPCPVIGLTGGIATGKSSASKILEEMGVSVICADKLVKAVYQKQKTKDYLSKHHPHVLTDSGIDFKQLRELFFSDDTIKSSIEALIYSQMPDAFITAFNQFNNPDFIVYDVPLLFEKGLDKLVDLKALVYAPQDAQIARLTARDNIDEKLARNIISKQIDIEKKKELSDIVIKNVGTLEDLKKEIKKGLNI; encoded by the coding sequence GTGAGTAAATTTCAAAAACTTAATCCGAGTGAGAGACTTTACAATATTCCTTGCCCAGTAATAGGGCTCACTGGTGGCATCGCAACTGGAAAATCTTCAGCATCGAAAATTCTTGAAGAAATGGGAGTTAGTGTAATTTGCGCTGACAAGCTTGTAAAAGCAGTTTACCAAAAGCAAAAGACAAAAGACTATTTAAGTAAGCATCACCCTCATGTACTTACAGACTCTGGGATTGATTTTAAACAACTAAGAGAATTATTCTTCTCCGACGATACGATCAAGTCATCTATTGAAGCCCTTATTTATTCACAAATGCCAGATGCATTCATCACAGCTTTCAATCAGTTTAACAATCCCGACTTTATTGTTTATGACGTTCCTCTTCTTTTTGAAAAGGGACTCGATAAACTTGTAGATCTTAAAGCTCTTGTCTATGCCCCTCAAGATGCTCAAATTGCTCGCTTAACTGCACGGGATAATATTGATGAGAAGCTTGCTCGAAATATTATCTCAAAGCAAATTGATATTGAGAAAAAGAAAGAACTTTCAGATATCGTTATAAAAAACGTAGGAACTTTAGAAGACTTAAAAAAAGAGATAAAAAAAGGCCTAAATATTTAG
- a CDS encoding AAA family ATPase, whose protein sequence is MSKQELNQWLMSHRSDVNSEVNVNLQSFQTHAKNTQIIAIASGKGGVGKTTISLMLARQLAADKKVLLIDCDYNLSNTAVKLGLPLNDNFYSLLSLEKTFEECIYQEGNLHLLSGCNGSTDIFDSSFEHDRFIIDIINEHKHDYDYVILDCPAGLNKETVNLTAYADARFMVVNPDKSSLTDTYALVKILSQRYQVNTNHLIVNRVSSNHQYQRVVKSLHDTISSFLNGRLKVLGAVKALELPIDEFDRNLNKGANNSLEKYLSKIVSKYTDESTGTILFGAQSKSLTSVGHVASAAI, encoded by the coding sequence ATGTCCAAGCAAGAGCTTAACCAGTGGTTAATGTCACATCGAAGTGACGTTAACTCTGAAGTGAATGTAAATCTACAATCATTTCAAACACACGCGAAAAACACACAAATAATTGCAATTGCCTCAGGAAAAGGGGGAGTAGGTAAAACTACTATATCTCTAATGCTTGCTAGACAGTTAGCAGCAGATAAGAAAGTTTTACTAATTGATTGTGATTATAATCTTTCTAACACAGCTGTAAAACTGGGTCTTCCACTAAATGATAATTTCTATTCATTACTTTCACTTGAAAAAACATTTGAAGAATGTATTTATCAAGAAGGGAACTTACATCTATTAAGTGGATGTAATGGAAGCACTGATATCTTTGACTCAAGCTTCGAGCATGACAGATTTATCATCGATATTATCAACGAACATAAGCATGACTATGATTACGTTATTCTTGATTGTCCTGCTGGATTAAATAAAGAGACCGTTAATCTTACGGCCTATGCTGATGCCAGATTTATGGTGGTAAATCCTGATAAATCTTCACTAACTGATACGTACGCATTAGTAAAAATTTTAAGTCAAAGATACCAAGTAAATACAAATCACCTTATTGTGAATAGGGTTTCAAGTAATCACCAATATCAAAGAGTAGTGAAGTCGCTACATGACACAATCTCATCATTCCTAAATGGAAGACTGAAAGTATTAGGTGCTGTAAAGGCTTTAGAACTTCCTATTGATGAGTTCGATCGCAATCTAAATAAAGGGGCAAATAATTCCCTTGAGAAATATTTATCTAAAATCGTAAGCAAGTATACCGACGAGAGCACTGGTACCATTTTGTTTGGGGCCCAAAGTAAATCTTTAACGTCAGTAGGACATGTTGCTTCGGCAGCAATTTAG